In Mastomys coucha isolate ucsf_1 unplaced genomic scaffold, UCSF_Mcou_1 pScaffold5, whole genome shotgun sequence, one genomic interval encodes:
- the Coro6 gene encoding coronin-6 isoform X4, with amino-acid sequence MSRRVVRQSKFRHVFGQAAKADQAYEDIRVSKVTWDSAFCAVNPKFLAIIVEAGGGGAFIVLPLAKTGRVDKNYPLVTGHTGPVLDIDWCPHNDNVIASASDDTTVMVWQIPDYTPVRNITEPVITLEGHSKRVGILSWHPTARNVLLSAGGDNVIIIWNVGTGEVLLSLDDIHPDVIHSVCWNSNGSLLATTCKDKTLRIIDPRKSQVVANNFEEPVALQEMDTSNGVLLPFYDPDSSIVYLCGKGDSSIRYFEITEEPPFVHYLNTFSSKEPQRGMGFMPKRGLDVSKCEIARFYKLHERKCEPIIMTVPRKSDLFQDDLYPDTPGPEPALEADEWLSGQDAEPVLISLKEGYVPPKHRELRVTKRNILDVRPPASPRCSQSASEAPLSQHTLETLLEEIKALRERVQAQEERITALENMLCELVDGTD; translated from the exons ATGAGCCGGCGTGTGGTTCGGCAAAGCAAGTTCCGCCATGTGTTTGGTCAGGCAGCAAAGGCTGACCAGGCCTATGAGGACATCCGGGTATCCAAGGTCACATGGGACAGCGCCTTCTGTGCCGTCAACCCCAAATTTCTAGCCATTATCGTGGAGGCTGGAGGTGGAGGTGCCTTCATTGTCCTGCCTCTGGCCAAg ACAGGACGAGTGGATAAGAACTACCCACTGGTCACTGGGCACACTGGCCCTGTGCTGGACATTGACTGGTGCCCACACAATGACAACGTCATCGCCAGTGCCTCAGATGACACCACTGTCATG GTGTGGCAGATTCCAGACTACACCCCTGTGCGGAACATCACTGAACCCGTCATCACACTCGAGGGCCACTCCAAGCGTGTGGGCATCCTGTCTTGGCATCCTACTGCCAGGAATGTCCTGCTCAGTGCAG GTGGTGATAACGTGATCATCATCTGGAATGTGGGCACTGGGGAGGTACTGCTGAGCCTGGACGACATACACCCAGACGTCATCCACAGCGTGTGTTGGAACAGTAATGGTAGCCTGCTAGCCACCACCTGCAAGGACAAGACCTTGCGCATCATTGACCCCCGGAAGAGTCAAGTGGTTGCG AACAACTTCGAAGAACCAGTGGCCCTGCAGGAGATGGACACAAGCAATGGCGTGTTACTACCGTTCTACGATCCTGACTCCAGCATTGTCTACTTGTGTGGCAAG GGTGACAGTAGCATTCGGTACTTTGAAATTACGGAAGAGCCACCTTTCGTGCATTATCTGAACACATTTAGCAGCAAAGAACCGCAACGGGGTATGGGTTTCATGCCCAAGCGGGGACTGGATGTCAGCAAATGTGAAATCGCCAG GTTCTACAAGCTGCACGAACGAAAATGTGAACCCATCATCATGACTGTACCGCGAAAG TCAGACCTGTTCCAGGATGACCTATACCCGGACACGCCTGGCCCTGAGCCTGCCCTGGAAGCTGATGAGTGGCTATCGGGTCAGGATGCAGAACCTGTGCTCATTTCGCTGAAGGAAGGCTACGTTCCCCCCAAACACCGTGAGCTCCGGGTCACCAAACGCAACATCCTAGATGTGCGCCCTCCGGCCAGTCCTCGGTGCAGTCAGTCAGCCAGCGAGGCCCCCTTGTCG CAGCACACCCTGGAGACGTTGCTGGAGGAGATCAAGGCCCTCCGAGAGCGGGTGCAAGCCCAAGAGGAGCGCATCACTGCGTTGGAAAACATGCTCTGTGAGCTGGTGGACGGCACGGACTAG
- the Coro6 gene encoding coronin-6 isoform X1 has product MSRRVVRQSKFRHVFGQAAKADQAYEDIRVSKVTWDSAFCAVNPKFLAIIVEAGGGGAFIVLPLAKTGRVDKNYPLVTGHTGPVLDIDWCPHNDNVIASASDDTTVMVWQIPDYTPVRNITEPVITLEGHSKRVGILSWHPTARNVLLSAGGDNVIIIWNVGTGEVLLSLDDIHPDVIHSVCWNSNGSLLATTCKDKTLRIIDPRKSQVVAERFAAHEGMRPMRAVFTRLGHIFTTGFTRMSQRELGLWDPNNFEEPVALQEMDTSNGVLLPFYDPDSSIVYLCGKGDSSIRYFEITEEPPFVHYLNTFSSKEPQRGMGFMPKRGLDVSKCEIARFYKLHERKCEPIIMTVPRKSDLFQDDLYPDTPGPEPALEADEWLSGQDAEPVLISLKEGYVPPKHRELRVTKRNILDVRPPASPRCSQSASEAPLSQQHTLETLLEEIKALRERVQAQEERITALENMLCELVDGTD; this is encoded by the exons ATGAGCCGGCGTGTGGTTCGGCAAAGCAAGTTCCGCCATGTGTTTGGTCAGGCAGCAAAGGCTGACCAGGCCTATGAGGACATCCGGGTATCCAAGGTCACATGGGACAGCGCCTTCTGTGCCGTCAACCCCAAATTTCTAGCCATTATCGTGGAGGCTGGAGGTGGAGGTGCCTTCATTGTCCTGCCTCTGGCCAAg ACAGGACGAGTGGATAAGAACTACCCACTGGTCACTGGGCACACTGGCCCTGTGCTGGACATTGACTGGTGCCCACACAATGACAACGTCATCGCCAGTGCCTCAGATGACACCACTGTCATG GTGTGGCAGATTCCAGACTACACCCCTGTGCGGAACATCACTGAACCCGTCATCACACTCGAGGGCCACTCCAAGCGTGTGGGCATCCTGTCTTGGCATCCTACTGCCAGGAATGTCCTGCTCAGTGCAG GTGGTGATAACGTGATCATCATCTGGAATGTGGGCACTGGGGAGGTACTGCTGAGCCTGGACGACATACACCCAGACGTCATCCACAGCGTGTGTTGGAACAGTAATGGTAGCCTGCTAGCCACCACCTGCAAGGACAAGACCTTGCGCATCATTGACCCCCGGAAGAGTCAAGTGGTTGCG gAGAGGTTTGCAGCCCACGAGGGGATGAGGCCCATGCGGGCTGTCTTCACGCGGCTGGGTCATATCTTCACCACGGGATTCACCCGCATGAGCCAGCGAGAGCTAGGCCTGTGGGACCCG AACAACTTCGAAGAACCAGTGGCCCTGCAGGAGATGGACACAAGCAATGGCGTGTTACTACCGTTCTACGATCCTGACTCCAGCATTGTCTACTTGTGTGGCAAG GGTGACAGTAGCATTCGGTACTTTGAAATTACGGAAGAGCCACCTTTCGTGCATTATCTGAACACATTTAGCAGCAAAGAACCGCAACGGGGTATGGGTTTCATGCCCAAGCGGGGACTGGATGTCAGCAAATGTGAAATCGCCAG GTTCTACAAGCTGCACGAACGAAAATGTGAACCCATCATCATGACTGTACCGCGAAAG TCAGACCTGTTCCAGGATGACCTATACCCGGACACGCCTGGCCCTGAGCCTGCCCTGGAAGCTGATGAGTGGCTATCGGGTCAGGATGCAGAACCTGTGCTCATTTCGCTGAAGGAAGGCTACGTTCCCCCCAAACACCGTGAGCTCCGGGTCACCAAACGCAACATCCTAGATGTGCGCCCTCCGGCCAGTCCTCGGTGCAGTCAGTCAGCCAGCGAGGCCCCCTTGTCG CAGCAGCACACCCTGGAGACGTTGCTGGAGGAGATCAAGGCCCTCCGAGAGCGGGTGCAAGCCCAAGAGGAGCGCATCACTGCGTTGGAAAACATGCTCTGTGAGCTGGTGGACGGCACGGACTAG
- the Coro6 gene encoding coronin-6 isoform X3 produces MSRRVVRQSKFRHVFGQAAKADQAYEDIRVSKVTWDSAFCAVNPKFLAIIVEAGGGGAFIVLPLAKTGRVDKNYPLVTGHTGPVLDIDWCPHNDNVIASASDDTTVMVWQIPDYTPVRNITEPVITLEGHSKRVGILSWHPTARNVLLSAGGDNVIIIWNVGTGEVLLSLDDIHPDVIHSVCWNSNGSLLATTCKDKTLRIIDPRKSQVVANNFEEPVALQEMDTSNGVLLPFYDPDSSIVYLCGKGDSSIRYFEITEEPPFVHYLNTFSSKEPQRGMGFMPKRGLDVSKCEIARFYKLHERKCEPIIMTVPRKSDLFQDDLYPDTPGPEPALEADEWLSGQDAEPVLISLKEGYVPPKHRELRVTKRNILDVRPPASPRCSQSASEAPLSQQHTLETLLEEIKALRERVQAQEERITALENMLCELVDGTD; encoded by the exons ATGAGCCGGCGTGTGGTTCGGCAAAGCAAGTTCCGCCATGTGTTTGGTCAGGCAGCAAAGGCTGACCAGGCCTATGAGGACATCCGGGTATCCAAGGTCACATGGGACAGCGCCTTCTGTGCCGTCAACCCCAAATTTCTAGCCATTATCGTGGAGGCTGGAGGTGGAGGTGCCTTCATTGTCCTGCCTCTGGCCAAg ACAGGACGAGTGGATAAGAACTACCCACTGGTCACTGGGCACACTGGCCCTGTGCTGGACATTGACTGGTGCCCACACAATGACAACGTCATCGCCAGTGCCTCAGATGACACCACTGTCATG GTGTGGCAGATTCCAGACTACACCCCTGTGCGGAACATCACTGAACCCGTCATCACACTCGAGGGCCACTCCAAGCGTGTGGGCATCCTGTCTTGGCATCCTACTGCCAGGAATGTCCTGCTCAGTGCAG GTGGTGATAACGTGATCATCATCTGGAATGTGGGCACTGGGGAGGTACTGCTGAGCCTGGACGACATACACCCAGACGTCATCCACAGCGTGTGTTGGAACAGTAATGGTAGCCTGCTAGCCACCACCTGCAAGGACAAGACCTTGCGCATCATTGACCCCCGGAAGAGTCAAGTGGTTGCG AACAACTTCGAAGAACCAGTGGCCCTGCAGGAGATGGACACAAGCAATGGCGTGTTACTACCGTTCTACGATCCTGACTCCAGCATTGTCTACTTGTGTGGCAAG GGTGACAGTAGCATTCGGTACTTTGAAATTACGGAAGAGCCACCTTTCGTGCATTATCTGAACACATTTAGCAGCAAAGAACCGCAACGGGGTATGGGTTTCATGCCCAAGCGGGGACTGGATGTCAGCAAATGTGAAATCGCCAG GTTCTACAAGCTGCACGAACGAAAATGTGAACCCATCATCATGACTGTACCGCGAAAG TCAGACCTGTTCCAGGATGACCTATACCCGGACACGCCTGGCCCTGAGCCTGCCCTGGAAGCTGATGAGTGGCTATCGGGTCAGGATGCAGAACCTGTGCTCATTTCGCTGAAGGAAGGCTACGTTCCCCCCAAACACCGTGAGCTCCGGGTCACCAAACGCAACATCCTAGATGTGCGCCCTCCGGCCAGTCCTCGGTGCAGTCAGTCAGCCAGCGAGGCCCCCTTGTCG CAGCAGCACACCCTGGAGACGTTGCTGGAGGAGATCAAGGCCCTCCGAGAGCGGGTGCAAGCCCAAGAGGAGCGCATCACTGCGTTGGAAAACATGCTCTGTGAGCTGGTGGACGGCACGGACTAG
- the Coro6 gene encoding coronin-6 isoform X2 — protein MSRRVVRQSKFRHVFGQAAKADQAYEDIRVSKVTWDSAFCAVNPKFLAIIVEAGGGGAFIVLPLAKTGRVDKNYPLVTGHTGPVLDIDWCPHNDNVIASASDDTTVMVWQIPDYTPVRNITEPVITLEGHSKRVGILSWHPTARNVLLSAGGDNVIIIWNVGTGEVLLSLDDIHPDVIHSVCWNSNGSLLATTCKDKTLRIIDPRKSQVVAERFAAHEGMRPMRAVFTRLGHIFTTGFTRMSQRELGLWDPNNFEEPVALQEMDTSNGVLLPFYDPDSSIVYLCGKGDSSIRYFEITEEPPFVHYLNTFSSKEPQRGMGFMPKRGLDVSKCEIARFYKLHERKCEPIIMTVPRKSDLFQDDLYPDTPGPEPALEADEWLSGQDAEPVLISLKEGYVPPKHRELRVTKRNILDVRPPASPRCSQSASEAPLSQHTLETLLEEIKALRERVQAQEERITALENMLCELVDGTD, from the exons ATGAGCCGGCGTGTGGTTCGGCAAAGCAAGTTCCGCCATGTGTTTGGTCAGGCAGCAAAGGCTGACCAGGCCTATGAGGACATCCGGGTATCCAAGGTCACATGGGACAGCGCCTTCTGTGCCGTCAACCCCAAATTTCTAGCCATTATCGTGGAGGCTGGAGGTGGAGGTGCCTTCATTGTCCTGCCTCTGGCCAAg ACAGGACGAGTGGATAAGAACTACCCACTGGTCACTGGGCACACTGGCCCTGTGCTGGACATTGACTGGTGCCCACACAATGACAACGTCATCGCCAGTGCCTCAGATGACACCACTGTCATG GTGTGGCAGATTCCAGACTACACCCCTGTGCGGAACATCACTGAACCCGTCATCACACTCGAGGGCCACTCCAAGCGTGTGGGCATCCTGTCTTGGCATCCTACTGCCAGGAATGTCCTGCTCAGTGCAG GTGGTGATAACGTGATCATCATCTGGAATGTGGGCACTGGGGAGGTACTGCTGAGCCTGGACGACATACACCCAGACGTCATCCACAGCGTGTGTTGGAACAGTAATGGTAGCCTGCTAGCCACCACCTGCAAGGACAAGACCTTGCGCATCATTGACCCCCGGAAGAGTCAAGTGGTTGCG gAGAGGTTTGCAGCCCACGAGGGGATGAGGCCCATGCGGGCTGTCTTCACGCGGCTGGGTCATATCTTCACCACGGGATTCACCCGCATGAGCCAGCGAGAGCTAGGCCTGTGGGACCCG AACAACTTCGAAGAACCAGTGGCCCTGCAGGAGATGGACACAAGCAATGGCGTGTTACTACCGTTCTACGATCCTGACTCCAGCATTGTCTACTTGTGTGGCAAG GGTGACAGTAGCATTCGGTACTTTGAAATTACGGAAGAGCCACCTTTCGTGCATTATCTGAACACATTTAGCAGCAAAGAACCGCAACGGGGTATGGGTTTCATGCCCAAGCGGGGACTGGATGTCAGCAAATGTGAAATCGCCAG GTTCTACAAGCTGCACGAACGAAAATGTGAACCCATCATCATGACTGTACCGCGAAAG TCAGACCTGTTCCAGGATGACCTATACCCGGACACGCCTGGCCCTGAGCCTGCCCTGGAAGCTGATGAGTGGCTATCGGGTCAGGATGCAGAACCTGTGCTCATTTCGCTGAAGGAAGGCTACGTTCCCCCCAAACACCGTGAGCTCCGGGTCACCAAACGCAACATCCTAGATGTGCGCCCTCCGGCCAGTCCTCGGTGCAGTCAGTCAGCCAGCGAGGCCCCCTTGTCG CAGCACACCCTGGAGACGTTGCTGGAGGAGATCAAGGCCCTCCGAGAGCGGGTGCAAGCCCAAGAGGAGCGCATCACTGCGTTGGAAAACATGCTCTGTGAGCTGGTGGACGGCACGGACTAG